From a single Candidatus Thorarchaeota archaeon genomic region:
- a CDS encoding tetratricopeptide repeat protein yields MTEESLVSHFDYYRLAKKYEATGRYKEAIEAYKKAIEKKKDYAHAWYYKALLHHRLRQYNDAKCCAETVLRLQPSWNEHVRKILADCEAHIR; encoded by the coding sequence ATCTCATTTCGACTATTATCGGCTGGCCAAGAAGTATGAGGCTACTGGTCGGTATAAGGAGGCCATTGAGGCCTACAAGAAGGCTATTGAAAAGAAAAAGGACTATGCTCATGCATGGTATTACAAGGCCCTGTTGCACCACAGACTCAGGCAGTACAATGATGCCAAGTGCTGTGCAGAGACCGTACTAAGACTCCAACCAAGCTGGAACGAACATGTTCGAAAGATCCTTGCGGACTGTGAAGCGCACATACGTTAA